Proteins from one Acropora muricata isolate sample 2 chromosome 9, ASM3666990v1, whole genome shotgun sequence genomic window:
- the LOC136929038 gene encoding guanylate-binding protein 7-like isoform X2 yields the protein MAANAGFAIPLCLPNNCHWNKQTGKVSRSSEQRNTLYVVDEALDQLKKIKGPVCVVSIAGPYRKGKSYILSKVFDQGEVFPLGRYMDPETMGIWMWIVPEKIKDTNGQELTVVLLDSEGIDAVTSEGSDDHCIFTLTILLASVLIYNSSGVPSRNDLDELDFIAKLSQRIQIPSTDQQGTKDQENTKFFFKTFPYFIWLLRDTFLQLPRDCSNTKEFFLKRVFKSESGSQNDNAGKVAESILNFFPGFDAFTLPAPALEPEVLFNLHREEVQHIINKSFVRGVQEFKALLFPKLSPKRSLQDGECVTGVALASLVNIYVAALNTPGMVPSVQSAWETFIHKTCTKAKRAAVQVYDKATSTQLVKCKLPCDSDDIRKIQKNAVEGSIAVFQAETVGISAINSVKYLEKLMEYMEEKLKALQERNNNLTREECDALLKRLKEKRLDPIIALLYTKGGSKVSFADIVSGYSAIGEDFKNQSRGAKDVCAQVFYEFYPELQKNMQRHVALLERLIDYDFKQAQRKAELAHMKQERKRIEEQNKRIQEERKTQQQEMKLLQKKMEEDRRRLQEQFRTDMETLRVLMQDMMNELRSERQATIKQNQILLDTIEEQNKRIQEERKTHQQEMKLLQKIFM from the exons ATGGCTGCAAATGCAGGCTTTGCCATACCTCTGTGTCTTCCAAACAACTGCCACTGGAATAAACAAACCGGTAAAGTCAGCCGCAGCAGCGAGCAAAGGAATACTCTTTACGTGGTGGATGAAGCACTTgaccagttaaaaaaaatcaaag GGCCCGTTTGCGTTGTGTCAATTGCCGGTCCTTACCGCAAAGGAAAATCGTACATTCTAAGTAAAGTCTTTGACCAAGGTGAGGTGTTCCCATTGGGTCGATACATGGACCCAGAGACAATGGGAATATGGATGTGGATTGTACCAGAGAAGATAAAG GACACCAATGGCCAGGAATTGACGGTGGTCTTACTGGACTCTGAGGGAATCGATGCTGTAACAAGTGAAGGTTCAGATGATCATTGCATCTTCACTTTGACCATATTGCTGGCTTCGGTGTTGATCTACAACTCATCTGGTGTACCATCAAGGAATGACCTTGATGAGTTAGA CTTTATAGCGAAACTTTCTCAGCGTATCCAGATTCCATCAACCGATCAGCAGGGCACAAAAGATCAAGAGAacaccaaattttttttcaaaacttttccaTACTTTATCTGGTTGTTAAGAGATACTTTCTTGCAACTTCCAAGAGACTGCAGTAACACCAAGGAATTCTTCCTGAAGAGG GTGTTTAAATCAGAGTCAGGTTCACAGAATGACAATGCAGGAAAGGTCGCTGAAAGTATCCTAAACTTTTTCCCTGGATTTGACGCTTTCACGCTCCCTGCCCCTGCGTTAGAACCGGAAGTGCTCTTTAACTTACACCGCGAAGAAGTCCAACATATCATCAACAAATCATTCGTTAGGGGCGTGCAAGAATTTAAAGCGTTGCTGTTTCCCAAGCTTTCTCCCAAGCGGAGTCTTCAAGATGGAGAATGTGTTACTGGAGTAG CACTTGCTTCTCTGGTTAACATTTACGTTGCGGCCTTGAACACCCCTGGTATGGTTCCTAGCGTCCAAAGTGCATGGGAGACGTTTATTCACAAAACGTGTACTAAGGCAAAACGTGCCGCCGTGCAGGTTTACGACAAAGCGACGTCGACTCAACTGGTTAAATGCAAGTTGCCGTGTGACAGTGACGACATCaggaaaatacaaaagaatgctGTCGAAGGGAGTATAGCCGTGTTCCAGGCAGAAACTGTTGGAATCTCTGCCATAAACAGTGTAAAATATCTAGAGAAGTTGATG GAGTACATGGAGGAAAAACTGAAAGCATTGCAGGAACGCAACAACAATCTCACCAGAGAGGAATGCGATGCTCTGCTAAAACGCCTGAAAGAAAAGAGATTGGATCCGATCATTGCACTGCTGTATACTAAAGGCGGCTCCAAGGTCAGTTTTGCTGACATTGTTAGCGGTTACTCGGCTATTGGAGAAGACTTCAAGAACCAATCGAGAGGAGCAAAGGATGTTTGTGCTCAGGTATTCTACGAGTTCTACCCG GAACTCCAGAAGAACATGCAAAGGCACGTGGCCCTTTTAGAGCGTCTCATAGATTATGACTTCAAGCAGGCGCAACGCAAAGCAGAATTGGCACACATGAagcaggaaagaaaaagaattgag GAGCAAAATAAACGCATACAAGAAGAACGAAAGACTCAACAACAAGAG ATGAAGCTACTGCAGAAAAAAATGGAGGAAGACAGAAGACGCTTGCAAGAACAGTTCCGAACTGACATGGAAACTCTAAGAGTGCTTATGCAGGATATGATGAATGAGCTACGTTCAGAGAGGCAGGCGACTATTAAGCAGAACCAAATTCTATTGGACACCATAGAG GAGCAAAATAAACGCATACAAGAAGAACGAAAGACTCATCAACAAGAG ATGAAGCTGCTGCAGAAAATATTTATGTAG
- the LOC136929038 gene encoding guanylate-binding protein 7-like isoform X1, protein MAANAGFAIPLCLPNNCHWNKQTGKVSRSSEQRNTLYVVDEALDQLKKIKGPVCVVSIAGPYRKGKSYILSKVFDQGEVFPLGRYMDPETMGIWMWIVPEKIKDTNGQELTVVLLDSEGIDAVTSEGSDDHCIFTLTILLASVLIYNSSGVPSRNDLDELDFIAKLSQRIQIPSTDQQGTKDQENTKFFFKTFPYFIWLLRDTFLQLPRDCSNTKEFFLKRVFKSESGSQNDNAGKVAESILNFFPGFDAFTLPAPALEPEVLFNLHREEVQHIINKSFVRGVQEFKALLFPKLSPKRSLQDGECVTGVALASLVNIYVAALNTPGMVPSVQSAWETFIHKTCTKAKRAAVQVYDKATSTQLVKCKLPCDSDDIRKIQKNAVEGSIAVFQAETVGISAINSVKYLEKLMEYMEEKLKALQERNNNLTREECDALLKRLKEKRLDPIIALLYTKGGSKVSFADIVSGYSAIGEDFKNQSRGAKDVCAQVFYEFYPELQKNMQRHVALLERLIDYDFKQAQRKAELAHMKQERKRIEEQNKRIQEERKTQQQEMKLLQKKMEEDRRRLQEQFRTDMETLRVLMQDMMNELRSERQATIKQNQILLDTIEVCIIVSKLRACLIDYDAKKVQRKAELAHRPGTKND, encoded by the exons ATGGCTGCAAATGCAGGCTTTGCCATACCTCTGTGTCTTCCAAACAACTGCCACTGGAATAAACAAACCGGTAAAGTCAGCCGCAGCAGCGAGCAAAGGAATACTCTTTACGTGGTGGATGAAGCACTTgaccagttaaaaaaaatcaaag GGCCCGTTTGCGTTGTGTCAATTGCCGGTCCTTACCGCAAAGGAAAATCGTACATTCTAAGTAAAGTCTTTGACCAAGGTGAGGTGTTCCCATTGGGTCGATACATGGACCCAGAGACAATGGGAATATGGATGTGGATTGTACCAGAGAAGATAAAG GACACCAATGGCCAGGAATTGACGGTGGTCTTACTGGACTCTGAGGGAATCGATGCTGTAACAAGTGAAGGTTCAGATGATCATTGCATCTTCACTTTGACCATATTGCTGGCTTCGGTGTTGATCTACAACTCATCTGGTGTACCATCAAGGAATGACCTTGATGAGTTAGA CTTTATAGCGAAACTTTCTCAGCGTATCCAGATTCCATCAACCGATCAGCAGGGCACAAAAGATCAAGAGAacaccaaattttttttcaaaacttttccaTACTTTATCTGGTTGTTAAGAGATACTTTCTTGCAACTTCCAAGAGACTGCAGTAACACCAAGGAATTCTTCCTGAAGAGG GTGTTTAAATCAGAGTCAGGTTCACAGAATGACAATGCAGGAAAGGTCGCTGAAAGTATCCTAAACTTTTTCCCTGGATTTGACGCTTTCACGCTCCCTGCCCCTGCGTTAGAACCGGAAGTGCTCTTTAACTTACACCGCGAAGAAGTCCAACATATCATCAACAAATCATTCGTTAGGGGCGTGCAAGAATTTAAAGCGTTGCTGTTTCCCAAGCTTTCTCCCAAGCGGAGTCTTCAAGATGGAGAATGTGTTACTGGAGTAG CACTTGCTTCTCTGGTTAACATTTACGTTGCGGCCTTGAACACCCCTGGTATGGTTCCTAGCGTCCAAAGTGCATGGGAGACGTTTATTCACAAAACGTGTACTAAGGCAAAACGTGCCGCCGTGCAGGTTTACGACAAAGCGACGTCGACTCAACTGGTTAAATGCAAGTTGCCGTGTGACAGTGACGACATCaggaaaatacaaaagaatgctGTCGAAGGGAGTATAGCCGTGTTCCAGGCAGAAACTGTTGGAATCTCTGCCATAAACAGTGTAAAATATCTAGAGAAGTTGATG GAGTACATGGAGGAAAAACTGAAAGCATTGCAGGAACGCAACAACAATCTCACCAGAGAGGAATGCGATGCTCTGCTAAAACGCCTGAAAGAAAAGAGATTGGATCCGATCATTGCACTGCTGTATACTAAAGGCGGCTCCAAGGTCAGTTTTGCTGACATTGTTAGCGGTTACTCGGCTATTGGAGAAGACTTCAAGAACCAATCGAGAGGAGCAAAGGATGTTTGTGCTCAGGTATTCTACGAGTTCTACCCG GAACTCCAGAAGAACATGCAAAGGCACGTGGCCCTTTTAGAGCGTCTCATAGATTATGACTTCAAGCAGGCGCAACGCAAAGCAGAATTGGCACACATGAagcaggaaagaaaaagaattgag GAGCAAAATAAACGCATACAAGAAGAACGAAAGACTCAACAACAAGAG ATGAAGCTACTGCAGAAAAAAATGGAGGAAGACAGAAGACGCTTGCAAGAACAGTTCCGAACTGACATGGAAACTCTAAGAGTGCTTATGCAGGATATGATGAATGAGCTACGTTCAGAGAGGCAGGCGACTATTAAGCAGAACCAAATTCTATTGGACACCATAGAGGTCTGTATCATTGTTTCGAAATTGAGAGCGTGTCTCATAGATTATGACGCAAAGAAGGTGCAACGCAAAGCAGAATTGGCACACAGACCAGGAACGAAAAATGATTGA
- the LOC136929040 gene encoding uncharacterized protein, with amino-acid sequence MQYAQCLATQKATSNINDTVLHRLFAQTSSIGLEKGAKRVLRMSRLLKGRSPSTRGHQQALFDVVGKRGVILSTMAKESSMASVVEKHVDDQPECDDSSDDDSSNVFEYGNEGVLHSVLEVEDMDISESCLEEERTVTMIEDIVETDETVVNNPQHAHSPEDCAQEPNNLSPLMQSRKVEDNTEVIIKTMKTALDKLTTLDGLEEFVSLQSRSRYLVSQEKLVL; translated from the exons ATGCAATACGCACAATGCCTAGCTACGCAGAAAGCGACAAGTAACATAAACGACACTGTTTTACATCGTTTGTTCGCTCAAACCTCATCGATTGGATTAGAGAAGGGAGCGAAAAG GGTATTGCGCATGAGCAGACTTCTGAAAGGGCGGTCTCCCTCTACGCGCGGACATCAACAAGCCTTGTTTGACGTTGTAGGAAAACGTGGTGTTATATTATCGACTATGGCAAAGGAATCAAG CATGGCATCAGTTGTAGAGAAACATGTAGATGACCAGCCTGAATGTGATGACTCTTCAGACGATGACTCTTCAAATGTCTTTGAATATGGAAA TGAAGGTGTCCTACATTCAGTTTTAGAGGTGGAAGACATGGATATTTCTGAAAGTTGTTTAGAGGAGGAGCGTACAGTCACTATGATCGAGGATATTGTTGAAACTGATGAGACAGTGGTAAACAACCCTCAGCATGCTCACTCCCCAGAAGATTGTGCCCAGGAGCCCAACAATTTGTCTCCACTAATGCAGTCTAGAAAAGTAGAAGACAACACAGAGGTCATCATAAAGACGATGAAGACTGCCCTGGATAAGTTGACTACCCTGGATGGGTTGGAAGAGTTTGTTTCACTTCAGAGTAGATCCCGCTACCTGGTATCTCAGGAGAAGCTGGTGTTGTGA